Proteins from one Rosa chinensis cultivar Old Blush chromosome 7, RchiOBHm-V2, whole genome shotgun sequence genomic window:
- the LOC112177068 gene encoding alpha,alpha-trehalose-phosphate synthase [UDP-forming] 5, with product MVSRSYSNLLDLTSGDSLTFGREKKRFPRVATVAGVLSELDDDTSNNSVGSDAPSSVSQDRMIIVGNQLPLRAHRSDDGEWCFSWDEDSLLLQLKDGLGEDVEVIYIGCLKEEIDPSEQEDVAQTLLDTFKCVPAFIPPNLFSKFYHGFCKQHLWPLFHYMLPLSPDLGGRFDRSLWQAYVSVNKIFADKVMEVINPDEDFVWVHDYHLMVLPTFLRKRFNRLKLGFFLHSPFPSSEIYRTLPVRDELLRALLNSDLIGFHTFDYARHFLSCCSRMLGLSYQSKRGYIGLEYYGRTVSIKILPVGIHIGQLQSVLNLPETESKVAELQDQFRGKTVLLGVDDMDIFKGISLKLLAMEQLLIQHPDKRGKVVLIQIANPARGRGKDVLEVQLETDATVKRINETFGKQGYSPVVLIDTPLQFYERIAYYAIAECCLVTAVRDGMNLIPYEYIICRQGNEKLNETLGLNPTTPKKSMLVVSEFIGCSPSLSGAIRVNPWNIDAVVEAMDSALIIPEGEKQLRHEKHYRYVSTHDVAYWARSFLQDLERACKDHMRRRCWGIGFGLGFRVIALDPNFRKLSVEHIVSAYKRTKCRAILLDYDGAMMLPGSIITTPNSEAIGILNNLCNDPRNVVFLVSGKDRKTLTEWFSSCGKLGIAAEHGFFVRTNHNADWETCFSVPDFDWKQIAEPVMQLYTETTDGSNIEAKESALVWNYQYADPDFGFCQAKELLDHLESVLANEPVSVKSGQHIVEVKPQGVNKGFVAERLLLTMKQKAMLPDFVLCIGDDRSDEDMFEVIMSARDSLSPVSEVFACTVGRKPSKAKYFLEDTTEIVRMLQVLANASEQAARSAPQPSQRVVTVESK from the exons ATGGTTTCGAGATCTTATTCCAACTTACTTGACCTTACTTCTGGTGATTCCCTGACTTTTGGCCGTGAGAAGAAGAGGTTCCCGCGAGTTGCTACTGTTGCGGGAGTATTGTCTGAGCTAGATGATGATACCAGTAACAATAGTGTTGGCTCTGATGCTCCTTCGTCCGTTTCTCAAGACCGGATGATCATAGTAGGGAATCAGCTTCCACTTCGGGCGCATAGAAGCGATGATGGGGAATGGTGCTTTAGCTGGGATGAGGATTCACTACTCTTGCAACTCAAAGATGGCCTTGGAGAAGATGTAGAAGTTATCTATATTGGTTGTCTAAAAGAAGAAATCGACCCGAGTGAGCAAGAGGATGTAGCCCAAACTTTGCTTGATACTTTTAAATGTGTCCCTGCATTTATCCCTCCGAACCTTTTCAGTAAATTTTATCATGGCTTCTGTAAGCAGCATTTGTGGCCTTTGTTTCACTACATGCTTCCTCTATCACCGGATCTCGGTGGCAGGTTTGATCGATCTCTGTGGCAAGCTTATGTTTCTGTGAACAAGATATTTGCAGATAAAGTGATGGAAGTTATTAACCCGGATGAAGATTTTGTGTGGGTTCATGACTACCATTTGATGGTTTTGCCAACATTCTTGAGGAAGAGGTTTAATAGGTTGAAGCTTGGATTCTTTCTCCATAGTCCATTTCCTTCGTCTGAGATATACAGAACACTTCCAGTAAGGGATGAGCTTCTAAGAGCACTTCTAAATTCTGATCTCATTGGCTTTCATACTTTTGATTATGCTAGGCACTTCCTTTCTTGTTGTAGTAGAATGCTTGGCCTCTCATATCAATCGAAGAGGGGATACATTGGGCTCGAGTATTATGGCCGCACAGTGAGCATTAAGATTCTTCCTGTTGGGATACATATAGGCCAGCTTCAATCTGTGTTGAATCTGCCAGAGACTGAATCTAAGGTTGCTGAACTGCAAGATCAATTTAGGGGGAAAACTGTTTTGCTTGGGGTTGATGACATGGACATCTTTAAGGGAATTAGCTTGAAACTTTTGGCTATGGAGCAATTGCTTATACAACATCCTGATAAGAGGGGTAAAGTTGTTCTTATTCAAATTGCTAACCCGGCAAGGGGCCGGGGGAAAGATGTCCTGGAGGTCCAGTTAGAAACTGATGCCACAGTGAAGAGGATCAATGAGACATTTGGGAAGCAAGGATATAGTCCAGTGGTCTTGATCGATACCCCACTTCAGTTTTATGAGCGAATTGCTTATTATGCTATTGCAGAGTGTTGTCTTGTTACAGCAGTGAGGGACGGGATGAATCTTATACCCTATGAGTACATAATATGCCGCCAAGGAAATGAGAAGCTGAATGAGACTTTAGGACTAAACCCAACAACCCCAAAGAAAAGCATGCTTGTGGTTTCTGAGTTTATTGGGTGTTCTCCATCACTAAGTGGAGCAATTCGAGTTAACCCATGGAACATTGATGCTGTAGTTGAAGCTATGGATTCTGCTCTTATAATCCCAGAAGGAGAAAAACAGTTGCGGCATGAGAAGCATTATAGGTATGTCAGTACACATGATGTTGCATATTGGGCACGTAGTTTCTTGCAGGATCTTGAAAGGGCATGTAAGGATCACATGAGGAGGAGATGCTggggaattggttttggtttagGGTTCAGGGTAATTGCTTTGGATCCAAATTTCAGAAAGCTTTCAGTTGAGCATATTGTTTCAGCTTACAAGAGGACGAAATGTCGAGCAATTCTCTTGGATTATGATGGCGCTATGATGCTGCCGGGTTCAATTATTACCACACCTAATTCAGAGGCTATTGGAATCTTGAACAATTTATGCAATGACCCGAGGAATGTTGTATTTCTTGTTAGTGGGAAAGACAGGAAGACTTTAACTGAATGGTTCTCTTCTTGTGGGAAGCTTGGGATTGCAGCAGAGCATGGCTTTTTTGTGAG gACAAATCATAATGCTGATTGGGAAACGTGCTTCTCTGTTCCTGATTTTGATTGGAAACAGATTGCTGAACCAGTAATGCAGTTATACACTGAAACAACTGATGGTTCTAATATAGAGGCCAAAGAAAGTGCTCTTGTTTGGAATTACCAGTATGCAGATCCAGATTTTGGCTTCTGTCAGGCTAAGGAGCTTCTGGATCACCTGGAAAGTGTTCTTGCCAATGAGCCAGTTTCTGTCAAAAGTGGCCAGCACATTGTAGAAGTTAAACCTCAG GGTGTCAACAAGGGCTTTGTGGCAGAACGCCTCCTCTTAACAATGAAACAGAAGGCAATGCTCCCAGACTTTGTTCTCTGCATTGGGGATGACAGGTCCGATGAAGACATGTTTGAAGTGATAATGAGTGCAAGGGATTCTCTCTCTCCAGTCTCTGAAGTGTTTGCTTGCACTGTTGGTCGGAAGCCCAGCAAGGCCAAGTACTTCTTGGAAGACACAACTGAGATTGTGAGAATGTTACAGGTCCTTGCTAATGCTTCAGAGCAGGCGGCTAGAAGTGCCCCACAACCTTCTCAGCGAGTGGTTACTGTAGAAAGTAAATAG